One region of Deinococcus malanensis genomic DNA includes:
- a CDS encoding APH(3') family aminoglycoside O-phosphotransferase — protein MLRRVTLPDLLTLPESLRRVLPAARWEQVTLGQSGAGVWRSTRHVVKVQIREVAPVSTLQQERERLRYFAGRVPVPRVIGYELEGNTEYLAMTRVPGIPMSDPDATLHPERVVTLLARALRELHTLPLRDCPFNMTLPYTLRLARERVEAGVVDETDFDAGRQDRSAVSVFNELVRSRPETEDLVVTHGDACLPNFIISGEFVEGLIDLGRAGLADRHADLALAWRSTRHNLGDTYAGMFLDLYGRALIDEHKLHYYMLLDELF, from the coding sequence ATGCTGCGCCGCGTGACCCTGCCTGATCTTCTGACCCTGCCCGAGTCCCTGAGGCGTGTGCTGCCTGCCGCCCGCTGGGAGCAGGTTACCCTGGGACAGAGCGGTGCGGGAGTGTGGCGCAGCACCCGGCACGTGGTCAAGGTCCAGATCCGGGAGGTGGCACCGGTCAGCACCCTGCAACAGGAGCGTGAACGGCTGCGTTATTTCGCCGGAAGGGTGCCGGTGCCGCGCGTCATCGGTTACGAGCTGGAAGGGAACACCGAATACCTGGCCATGACCCGGGTTCCCGGCATTCCCATGAGTGACCCGGACGCCACGCTGCACCCCGAGCGGGTGGTCACGCTGCTGGCCCGGGCGCTGCGCGAACTGCACACCCTGCCCCTGCGCGATTGTCCTTTCAACATGACCCTGCCCTATACCCTGCGTCTGGCGCGCGAGCGGGTCGAGGCCGGCGTGGTGGACGAGACCGATTTCGACGCCGGGCGCCAGGACCGCAGCGCCGTGAGTGTGTTTAACGAACTGGTGCGCAGCCGCCCGGAAACCGAGGATCTGGTGGTCACGCACGGGGACGCCTGTCTGCCCAACTTCATCATCAGTGGCGAGTTTGTCGAGGGCCTGATTGACCTGGGCCGCGCTGGTCTGGCCGATCGGCACGCGGATCTGGCACTGGCGTGGCGCAGCACCCGGCACAACCTGGGTGACACCTACGCGGGCATGTTTCTGGATCTGTACGGGCGTGCGCTGATCGACGAGCACAAGCTGCACTACTACATGCTGCTCGACGAGCTGTTCTGA